One genomic segment of Cellulophaga sp. HaHaR_3_176 includes these proteins:
- the tgt gene encoding tRNA guanosine(34) transglycosylase Tgt translates to MKFTLKHSDPHSKARAGEIITDHGKIETPIFMPVGTVASVKGVHQKELKEEINPDIILGNTYHLYLRPKTHIIEKAGGLHKFMGWDRNILTDSGGYQVYSLSGRRKIKEEGVKFKSHIDGSYHVFTPENVMEIQRSIGADIIMAFDECTPYPCDYKYAQRSMHMTHRWLERCIKHLEKTPLKYDYSQTFFPIVQGSTYKDLRRQSAEYIAGVGAEGNAIGGLSVGEPAEEMYAMTEVVCEILPEDKPRYLMGVGTPINILENIALGIDMFDCVMPTRNARNGMLFTAHGTINIKNKKWEDDFSPIDDMALTFVDTEYSKAYLRHLFAANEYLGKQIATIHNLGFYLWLTREARKQILAGTFYDWKNKMVKQMDKRL, encoded by the coding sequence TTGAAATTTACATTAAAGCATAGCGACCCGCACAGTAAGGCAAGAGCCGGAGAAATAATTACAGATCACGGAAAAATAGAAACACCTATTTTTATGCCAGTTGGTACAGTGGCATCTGTAAAAGGAGTGCATCAAAAAGAATTAAAAGAAGAAATTAATCCTGATATAATTTTAGGAAACACTTACCATTTATATTTAAGGCCCAAAACTCATATTATAGAGAAAGCAGGTGGGCTTCATAAATTTATGGGTTGGGATCGAAATATTTTAACCGATAGTGGTGGTTACCAAGTATATTCTCTTTCAGGTAGAAGAAAAATAAAAGAAGAAGGTGTTAAGTTTAAATCACATATTGATGGTTCGTATCATGTATTTACACCAGAAAATGTGATGGAAATTCAGCGTAGCATTGGAGCCGATATAATTATGGCTTTTGATGAGTGTACGCCTTATCCTTGCGATTATAAGTATGCGCAGCGTTCTATGCATATGACACATAGGTGGTTAGAGCGTTGTATAAAGCATTTAGAAAAAACACCATTAAAATACGATTACAGTCAAACTTTTTTTCCTATTGTTCAAGGATCTACGTATAAAGATTTAAGAAGACAATCTGCAGAATATATAGCAGGAGTAGGGGCAGAAGGTAATGCAATTGGTGGTTTATCTGTAGGTGAGCCAGCAGAAGAAATGTATGCAATGACTGAAGTTGTTTGTGAGATTTTGCCAGAAGACAAGCCTCGTTATTTAATGGGGGTAGGTACACCTATTAATATTTTAGAAAACATAGCCTTAGGTATTGATATGTTCGATTGTGTAATGCCAACTCGTAATGCTCGAAATGGTATGTTGTTTACAGCGCATGGTACTATCAATATTAAAAATAAAAAATGGGAAGATGATTTTTCTCCTATTGATGATATGGCTTTAACTTTTGTAGATACTGAGTATTCTAAAGCATATTTACGCCATTTATTTGCTGCTAACGAATATTTAGGAAAACAAATAGCTACGATACATAACCTAGGTTTTTACCTGTGGTTAACTCGTGAAGCTAGAAAGCAAATTTTAGCAGGTACTTTTTACGATTGGAAAAATAAAATGGTAAAACAAATGGATAAAAGACTGTAG
- a CDS encoding LptF/LptG family permease codes for MTILDRYILKRYLITFSVMLMLFIPIGIMIHLAEQIGKMQDNEAPLNEVLVYLGNFSITIGNVLLPIFLFLSVIFFTSKLAGNTEIVAMLSSGISYNRFLRPYLIGASIVAVFMFVMGMFIVPNASIGFNEFQYKYLKKGRQDRVTDNIFNQLNEKDFLYVSRFEPSRDIGYNFTMEHFNDDNILEYKLSAAHIRWIPADSLYRLTSYVKRTLKGETEIVETKKRLDTVFQFKINDLTPVSYIAETKNLFELNEFIDNQKRKGASNINSYVLVKYKRWALPITAFILTFIAVAVSSQKKRGGMGVNLAFGILVAFVYIFFDRVFGTLAEQSGFSPFLAVIFPNLLFGILGFFLIQKAKR; via the coding sequence TTGACCATCTTAGATAGATACATATTAAAAAGGTATTTAATTACATTTTCTGTAATGCTAATGCTATTTATTCCTATAGGAATAATGATTCATTTGGCAGAGCAAATAGGTAAAATGCAAGATAATGAAGCTCCCTTAAATGAAGTTTTAGTTTATTTAGGTAACTTTTCAATTACTATCGGTAATGTATTATTACCAATTTTTCTATTTTTATCTGTAATATTTTTCACTTCTAAATTAGCTGGTAATACAGAAATTGTAGCCATGCTTAGTTCGGGTATATCATATAATCGATTTTTAAGACCGTATTTAATTGGTGCTTCTATTGTAGCTGTATTTATGTTTGTTATGGGTATGTTTATTGTGCCAAATGCAAGTATAGGCTTTAATGAATTTCAATATAAATACCTTAAAAAAGGAAGACAAGACCGGGTCACTGATAATATTTTTAACCAACTCAACGAAAAAGACTTTTTATATGTAAGTAGGTTTGAGCCATCTAGAGATATAGGTTATAATTTTACCATGGAACATTTTAATGATGATAATATTTTAGAATATAAATTATCAGCAGCACATATTAGGTGGATTCCTGCTGACAGTTTATACCGATTGACCTCGTATGTAAAAAGAACATTAAAAGGAGAAACGGAAATCGTAGAAACTAAAAAAAGGTTAGATACTGTTTTTCAATTTAAAATAAATGACCTAACACCTGTTTCGTATATAGCTGAAACAAAAAATTTATTTGAGCTAAATGAATTTATTGATAACCAAAAGCGAAAAGGAGCTTCAAATATTAATAGTTATGTGCTCGTGAAATATAAACGTTGGGCTTTACCAATTACAGCATTTATACTTACATTTATTGCAGTAGCTGTTTCTTCTCAGAAAAAAAGAGGAGGAATGGGGGTTAATCTCGCATTCGGAATTTTAGTAGCTTTTGTATACATATTTTTTGATAGAGTTTTTGGAACCTTAGCAGAGCAATCTGGTTTTTCACCATTTTTAGCTGTTATTTTTCCTAACTTATTATTTGGAATACTTGGTTTTTTCTTGATTCAAAAAGCCAAACGTTAG
- a CDS encoding DMT family transporter: protein MTDKVKNYIHLHFIVFIWGFTAVLGKLITLDSVPLVWYRMLIAVLLTYIFIKVKKISLKISPKKIATMAIVGAVIALHWFTFFQAIKISNVSVALATLSTGAFFTALLEPIIYKRKVIAYEIFFGLIVIFGLYIIFKVETEYAEGIIMALISAFLAAIFSLMNGKLIQTDKPSVISFYELLSGVACITIYLLFSKGFTTDFFTVSQNDWIYLFILASICTTYAFIASIKVMKFLTPYTVMLTTNLEPVYGIILAFIFLGDSEKMNPLFYLGAFIILSTVIANGLLKNKGRLKKSSRS, encoded by the coding sequence ATGACAGATAAGGTTAAAAATTATATTCACTTACATTTTATAGTGTTTATATGGGGGTTTACTGCCGTATTAGGTAAGTTAATAACTTTAGACTCTGTACCCTTAGTCTGGTATAGAATGTTAATTGCGGTACTATTAACTTACATCTTTATTAAAGTTAAAAAAATTTCTTTAAAAATTTCACCAAAAAAAATAGCTACGATGGCTATTGTTGGGGCTGTAATAGCTTTACATTGGTTTACTTTTTTTCAAGCTATAAAAATTTCTAATGTTTCTGTAGCATTAGCGACCCTCTCGACAGGAGCATTCTTTACAGCATTACTAGAGCCTATTATATATAAACGCAAAGTAATTGCTTATGAAATATTTTTTGGCTTAATCGTAATTTTTGGGCTCTACATTATTTTTAAAGTAGAAACAGAATATGCCGAAGGAATAATAATGGCATTAATTTCTGCTTTTTTAGCGGCTATTTTTTCGTTAATGAATGGTAAGTTGATTCAAACCGACAAGCCAAGTGTAATCTCTTTTTATGAACTTTTATCAGGTGTAGCTTGTATCACTATTTACTTGCTATTTAGTAAAGGCTTTACTACCGATTTTTTTACTGTTTCTCAAAACGATTGGATTTATTTATTTATTCTCGCATCAATATGTACAACTTATGCTTTTATAGCGTCTATAAAAGTTATGAAGTTTTTAACGCCTTATACAGTAATGCTAACAACAAACTTAGAGCCTGTTTACGGAATCATTTTAGCGTTTATTTTTCTAGGAGATAGTGAAAAAATGAACCCATTATTTTATCTTGGTGCTTTTATTATATTAAGTACAGTGATAGCCAATGGTTTACTTAAGAATAAAGGAAGATTAAAAAAATCAAGTAGGAGCTAG
- a CDS encoding acetyl-CoA carboxylase carboxyltransferase subunit alpha, protein MEYLEFELPIKELEEQLDKCMIIGEESDVDVTETCKQIEKKLLETRKEIYKNLTAWQRVQLSRHPNRPYTLDYINAICGDTFLELHGDRGVKDDKAMIGGLGKIKDQSFMFIGQQKGYNTKTRQYRNFGMANPEGYRKALRLMKSAEKFNIPVVCFIDTPGAYAGIEAEERGQGEAIARNILEMTRLKVPIIVVIIGEGASGGALGIGVGDKVLMLENTWYSVISPESCSSILWRSWEYKEVAAEALKLTATDMKKLKLIDEIVREPAGGAHSYRDKTFEIVKNKIESHFEDLKKLSPKELIKTRMEKYANMGVFNG, encoded by the coding sequence ATGGAATATTTAGAATTTGAACTTCCCATTAAAGAATTAGAAGAACAATTAGATAAGTGCATGATTATTGGGGAGGAGAGTGACGTTGATGTTACGGAAACCTGTAAGCAAATAGAGAAAAAATTACTCGAAACCAGAAAAGAGATATATAAGAATCTTACCGCTTGGCAAAGAGTTCAACTTTCTAGACACCCAAACAGACCTTATACATTAGATTATATTAACGCTATTTGTGGAGATACTTTTTTAGAGCTACACGGAGATAGAGGTGTTAAAGATGATAAAGCCATGATTGGTGGTTTAGGGAAAATTAAAGATCAAAGCTTTATGTTTATTGGTCAACAGAAAGGGTATAATACAAAAACACGTCAGTACCGAAACTTCGGTATGGCTAATCCTGAAGGATACCGAAAAGCATTACGATTAATGAAATCTGCAGAGAAATTTAATATTCCTGTAGTTTGTTTTATTGATACTCCAGGTGCTTATGCTGGTATTGAAGCAGAAGAACGCGGACAAGGTGAGGCTATTGCTCGTAATATCCTTGAGATGACACGTTTGAAAGTGCCAATCATTGTTGTGATTATTGGTGAAGGGGCTTCAGGTGGTGCATTAGGTATAGGAGTAGGAGATAAAGTTTTGATGTTAGAGAATACATGGTATTCTGTAATCTCTCCAGAATCTTGTTCTTCTATTTTATGGAGAAGCTGGGAATACAAAGAAGTTGCAGCAGAAGCGTTAAAACTTACTGCTACTGATATGAAAAAGCTAAAACTTATTGATGAAATTGTGAGAGAACCAGCAGGAGGTGCTCATAGTTATAGAGATAAAACTTTTGAGATAGTGAAAAACAAAATAGAGTCTCATTTTGAGGATTTAAAAAAGTTATCACCAAAAGAATTGATAAAAACAAGAATGGAAAAATACGCTAACATGGGTGTATTTAACGGTTAA
- the dnaB gene encoding replicative DNA helicase, producing the protein MDRPSPIAGHKIDKSNIINLERGKIPPQAIDLEEVVIGAMMIDKKGIDEVIDILHPDVFYKDAHKFIFEAIFKLFETSEPVDLLTVSSQLKKDGKLEAAGGDFYLIKLTQKVASSAHIEFHARIILQKFIQRSLIKISNEIIQDAYDESTDVFDLLDTAESKLYDVTQGNLKRSAETAQNLVIQAKKRIEEIANKEGLSGVPSGFDKVDKLTSGWQPSDLIIIAARPGMGKTALTLSMARNMAVNSNIPVAFFSLEMSSVQLITRLISSETGLSSEKLRTGKLEKHEWEQLNVKVKTLEKAPLFIDDTPSLSIFDLRAKARRLASQHGIKMIMIDYLQLMTAGGSQKGGGNREQEISTISRNLKALAKELSVPVIALSQLSRAVETRGGTKRPLLSDLRESGAIEQDADIVSFIYRPEYYKIDEWDDDERSPTAGQGEFIVAKHRNGGLENIRLKFIGNQGKFDNLDDFDSPFEYQSKMNENEDNPFVTKNLPNADQAFGSSMNDTPDFDDNDVPF; encoded by the coding sequence ATGGATAGACCTAGCCCAATTGCTGGACATAAGATAGATAAATCAAATATTATTAACCTAGAGAGAGGTAAAATACCACCTCAGGCTATTGATTTAGAGGAGGTTGTGATTGGAGCAATGATGATCGACAAGAAAGGTATTGATGAAGTTATCGATATTTTACACCCAGATGTTTTTTATAAAGATGCGCATAAATTTATTTTTGAAGCAATCTTTAAATTATTTGAAACCTCTGAACCTGTCGATTTATTAACGGTTTCGAGCCAATTAAAAAAGGATGGTAAGTTAGAAGCTGCTGGAGGTGATTTTTACTTGATAAAATTGACTCAAAAAGTAGCATCTTCTGCGCATATTGAGTTTCATGCACGTATTATTTTACAGAAGTTTATTCAGCGTAGTCTAATTAAAATTTCAAATGAAATTATTCAAGATGCATACGATGAAAGTACTGATGTTTTTGATTTATTAGATACAGCAGAATCTAAATTATATGATGTTACACAAGGTAACTTAAAACGTTCTGCAGAAACTGCTCAAAATTTAGTAATTCAGGCTAAAAAGAGAATAGAAGAAATTGCAAATAAAGAAGGTTTAAGTGGTGTGCCTTCAGGTTTTGATAAGGTAGATAAACTTACATCAGGTTGGCAACCAAGTGATTTAATTATTATAGCAGCACGTCCTGGTATGGGTAAAACAGCCCTTACGTTATCTATGGCACGTAACATGGCTGTAAATTCTAATATTCCAGTTGCCTTTTTCTCATTAGAGATGTCCTCTGTTCAGTTAATTACTCGTTTAATATCATCTGAAACAGGTTTGTCTTCAGAAAAATTGAGAACAGGTAAATTAGAAAAGCATGAATGGGAGCAATTAAATGTGAAAGTTAAAACACTTGAAAAGGCTCCATTATTTATTGATGATACTCCGTCACTTTCTATTTTTGACCTTAGAGCAAAAGCAAGACGTTTAGCTTCTCAGCATGGTATAAAAATGATCATGATTGATTATTTGCAATTAATGACAGCTGGTGGTTCTCAAAAAGGAGGAGGGAATCGTGAACAAGAAATTTCTACAATTTCTAGAAACTTAAAAGCATTAGCAAAAGAATTAAGTGTGCCTGTTATAGCACTTTCACAACTTTCTCGTGCGGTTGAAACAAGGGGTGGTACAAAAAGACCATTACTTTCTGACCTTAGGGAATCTGGAGCAATTGAGCAAGATGCCGATATTGTTTCATTTATTTATAGGCCAGAATATTATAAAATTGATGAATGGGATGATGATGAAAGATCACCAACAGCTGGGCAGGGTGAATTTATTGTAGCTAAGCATAGAAATGGTGGTTTAGAGAATATAAGATTGAAGTTTATCGGTAACCAAGGTAAGTTTGATAACCTTGATGATTTTGATTCTCCATTCGAGTACCAATCGAAAATGAATGAAAATGAAGATAATCCATTTGTAACTAAAAATCTGCCAAATGCAGACCAAGCTTTTGGAAGTTCGATGAATGATACACCTGATTTTGATGATAACGATGTGCCTTTTTAA
- a CDS encoding asparagine synthetase B, translating to MKKHIFIFIFFFIFCKVSASVLLIPMDSETQKNHLKAYGITYWVLTKQQKVQWLLNYRGGSFLLPDSESIRKECQIRGVSFEILSDGEASSILSEIASPSKNQEAVILEKAPKIAVYTPNGKLPWDDAVTMVLTYAEIPYDKVYDEEVLEDKLALYDWLHLHHEDFTGQYGKFYGAYKAAPWYLESKKEAEDLANKLGYGKVSEEKRAVALKIRNYVIGGGFMFAMCSATDSFDIALSASDGVDICETMFDGDPSEANYQSKLDYSRTFAFTDFTLERNPLQYEFSSIDMTRKRNIGKESDYFSLMDFSAKWDPIPTMLCQNHTSLVKGFMGQTTSFEREAVKSTVLVLGENKINGEARYIHGIKGKGFFTFYGGHDPEDYQHRVGDPKTELELHPTSPGYRLILNNVLFPAAKKKKQKT from the coding sequence ATGAAAAAACACATTTTTATTTTTATCTTTTTTTTCATTTTCTGTAAAGTATCTGCTTCAGTACTTCTTATTCCCATGGATTCGGAAACTCAAAAAAATCATTTAAAAGCATACGGAATTACGTATTGGGTACTTACCAAGCAACAAAAAGTGCAATGGCTTTTAAATTATAGAGGAGGCTCGTTTTTATTACCAGACAGCGAGAGCATCAGAAAAGAATGCCAGATTAGAGGCGTTTCATTTGAGATTTTGTCAGATGGGGAAGCCAGTTCTATTTTAAGTGAAATAGCAAGTCCATCAAAAAATCAAGAAGCTGTGATTTTAGAAAAAGCACCTAAAATTGCAGTATATACACCTAATGGTAAATTACCTTGGGATGATGCTGTTACTATGGTTTTAACTTACGCAGAAATACCATATGATAAAGTATATGATGAAGAGGTTTTAGAAGATAAGCTAGCTCTTTATGATTGGTTACACTTGCATCACGAAGATTTTACTGGACAATATGGTAAATTTTATGGAGCTTACAAGGCAGCGCCTTGGTATTTAGAAAGTAAAAAAGAAGCAGAAGACTTAGCCAATAAATTAGGGTATGGTAAAGTATCAGAAGAAAAAAGAGCTGTAGCTTTAAAAATTAGAAACTATGTTATTGGCGGTGGTTTTATGTTTGCAATGTGCTCTGCTACGGATAGTTTTGATATTGCATTATCGGCTTCTGATGGAGTAGATATTTGTGAAACTATGTTTGATGGTGATCCTTCAGAGGCTAATTATCAGTCTAAACTGGATTATTCTAGAACATTTGCTTTTACAGATTTTACTTTAGAGCGTAATCCGTTACAATATGAATTCTCTTCAATTGATATGACAAGAAAGAGAAATATAGGTAAAGAGTCTGATTACTTCAGTTTAATGGATTTTTCAGCAAAATGGGATCCGATACCAACAATGTTATGTCAAAACCATACCTCATTAGTAAAAGGGTTTATGGGGCAAACAACTTCTTTTGAGAGAGAGGCTGTTAAATCTACAGTTTTGGTTTTAGGGGAGAATAAAATAAATGGAGAAGCAAGGTACATTCACGGCATTAAAGGAAAAGGTTTTTTTACCTTCTATGGAGGTCATGATCCTGAAGATTATCAACATAGAGTTGGAGATCCAAAAACAGAATTAGAACTTCATCCTACATCACCAGGATATAGGCTAATTTTAAATAATGTTCTGTTTCCTGCGGCAAAGAAGAAAAAGCAAAAAACTTAA